In one window of Methanomicrobiales archaeon DNA:
- a CDS encoding cation-translocating P-type ATPase, with translation MTPPIDIDTLEGLTSEEVARRHEREGYNELPQAEKRNTLSILLEVFREPMFLLLVGAGSIYFFLGDIQEGLMLLFFVFVIIGITVYQERKTENALQALQNLSSPRALVIRDHTRQRIPGREVVRGDLILLSEGDRVPADARILDSKNLLVDESILTGESVPVRKFPGEVGGYSQPGGEDQPQVYSGTLVVQGRGLAEVTAIGRNTEIGKIGRTLSEVGVDETPLEKETRWIVRNIAAIGLGLFLITVVVYGVTRFDWIGGLLAGITLAMAILPEEFPVVLTVFLALGAWRISQNRVLTRRVTAIEALGSATVLCVDKTGTLTENRMRVVELMAKGERCDVSALQDPSLPEFCHELVEYAILASKRDPFDPMERALVSLGQDGLAGTEHLHARWELVEEYPLSRELLAMSNVWRSPDGQEYVIAAKGAPEAIGDLCHLSKAELEELSRQVQSLAGDGLRVLGVAKSSFRIGELPTGQHEFPFAFLGLIGFLDPVRPGVPDAIAECQSAGVRVIMITGDYPATAMKIASQIGLGTQRDCLTGPDVEILPPQEFRERINRVSVIARAVPEQKLAIVSSLKETGNTVAMTGDGVNDAPALKEADIGIAMGARGTDVAREAASLVLLDDAFSSIVAAIRMGRRIFDNLRRAMAYIIAVHVPIAGMSLLPIIFGWPLVLLPVHVVFLELIIDPACSIVFEAEEAEPDLMQRPPRARGESILNRSSVLLALVQGGVVLLALLLVFSLLTTRGLDVDEARAFTFTSIVIANLGLIAVNRSWSSTLVSTFKRPNRALWVVIAAAVFFLGLVLTIPALRALFQFAPLDGMEMASAIAVGIASVFWFEIFKRVRRRRAAR, from the coding sequence ATGACCCCGCCGATCGACATCGACACCCTCGAAGGCCTCACCTCGGAAGAAGTTGCCAGGCGGCACGAGCGGGAGGGCTACAATGAGCTTCCCCAGGCGGAGAAGAGAAATACCCTCTCGATCCTGCTGGAGGTCTTCCGTGAGCCGATGTTCCTGCTGCTGGTCGGCGCCGGGTCCATCTACTTCTTCCTCGGCGACATCCAGGAAGGGCTGATGCTGCTCTTTTTTGTCTTTGTCATCATCGGCATCACCGTCTACCAGGAGCGGAAGACGGAGAACGCCCTCCAGGCCCTCCAGAACCTCTCCAGCCCGCGGGCGCTGGTGATCCGGGACCACACCCGGCAGCGCATCCCGGGGCGGGAAGTGGTGCGGGGCGACCTCATCCTCCTCTCGGAGGGGGACCGTGTACCGGCCGATGCCCGCATCCTGGACTCGAAGAACCTCCTCGTCGACGAGTCGATCCTCACGGGCGAATCCGTGCCGGTCCGCAAATTCCCCGGTGAAGTGGGCGGTTATTCGCAGCCGGGCGGAGAGGATCAGCCGCAGGTCTACTCCGGCACCCTGGTTGTCCAGGGGCGGGGGCTCGCCGAAGTGACAGCGATCGGCAGGAACACCGAGATCGGGAAGATCGGCAGGACCCTCTCGGAGGTCGGCGTGGACGAGACCCCGCTCGAGAAGGAGACCCGCTGGATCGTGCGGAACATCGCCGCCATCGGGCTCGGTCTCTTCCTGATCACGGTCGTCGTCTACGGCGTAACAAGGTTCGACTGGATCGGGGGGCTGCTCGCCGGCATCACCCTGGCGATGGCCATCCTCCCGGAGGAGTTCCCGGTGGTCCTGACCGTCTTCCTCGCCCTCGGGGCATGGAGGATCTCCCAGAACCGGGTGCTGACCCGGCGCGTGACGGCCATCGAGGCGCTCGGTTCGGCGACCGTGCTCTGCGTGGACAAGACCGGAACGCTCACCGAGAACCGGATGCGCGTCGTCGAGCTCATGGCGAAGGGGGAGCGCTGTGATGTATCGGCCCTGCAGGATCCCTCTCTCCCGGAATTCTGCCACGAGCTGGTGGAATACGCCATCCTCGCCAGCAAACGGGATCCCTTCGACCCGATGGAGAGGGCGCTCGTCAGCCTGGGGCAGGATGGGCTGGCCGGAACCGAGCACCTGCACGCCCGCTGGGAGCTGGTGGAGGAGTACCCCCTCTCGCGGGAGCTCCTGGCGATGTCGAACGTTTGGCGTTCGCCGGACGGTCAGGAGTACGTCATCGCCGCCAAGGGGGCACCCGAGGCGATCGGGGACCTCTGCCATCTCTCCAAGGCGGAGCTGGAGGAACTCTCCCGCCAGGTGCAGTCCCTGGCCGGCGACGGGCTGCGGGTGCTCGGGGTGGCAAAATCCTCCTTCCGGATCGGCGAGCTGCCCACCGGGCAGCACGAGTTCCCCTTCGCCTTCCTCGGCCTGATCGGGTTCCTGGATCCGGTCCGCCCGGGGGTTCCGGATGCAATCGCCGAGTGCCAGTCGGCCGGCGTGCGGGTGATCATGATCACGGGCGACTATCCTGCCACCGCCATGAAGATCGCGTCCCAGATCGGGCTCGGCACGCAGCGGGACTGTCTTACCGGTCCGGATGTGGAGATCCTGCCGCCGCAGGAGTTCCGCGAGCGGATCAACCGCGTATCCGTGATTGCCCGGGCGGTGCCGGAGCAGAAGTTAGCGATCGTCTCGTCTCTTAAGGAAACGGGGAACACCGTCGCGATGACGGGGGACGGCGTGAACGACGCCCCGGCCCTGAAGGAGGCCGACATCGGGATCGCCATGGGTGCCCGGGGCACGGATGTCGCCCGGGAAGCGGCCTCCCTCGTCCTCCTGGACGACGCCTTCTCCTCCATCGTGGCAGCGATCCGGATGGGGCGGAGGATCTTCGACAACCTTCGCCGGGCCATGGCCTACATCATCGCCGTCCACGTCCCTATTGCAGGCATGTCCCTCCTCCCCATCATATTCGGCTGGCCTCTCGTCCTCCTGCCCGTGCACGTCGTCTTCCTGGAACTGATCATCGATCCCGCCTGCTCCATCGTCTTCGAGGCAGAAGAGGCCGAACCCGATCTCATGCAGCGGCCTCCGCGCGCCCGCGGCGAGTCGATCCTCAACCGCAGTTCGGTGCTGCTGGCGCTCGTCCAGGGCGGAGTGGTGCTGCTCGCCCTCCTGCTGGTCTTCTCCCTGCTGACGACCCGCGGTCTGGATGTGGACGAAGCCCGGGCCTTTACGTTCACCAGCATCGTGATCGCGAACCTCGGGCTGATCGCGGTCAACCGCTCCTGGTCGAGCACGCTCGTCTCAACCTTTAAAAGGCCCAATCGTGCACTCTGGGTGGTGATCGCCGCTGCCGTGTTCTTCCTGGGGCTGGTCCTCACGATCCCCGCCCTCCGTGCACTGTTCCAGTTTGCACCGCTCGACGGGATGGAGATGGCATCGGCCATCGCCGTCGGGATCGCGAGCGTCTTCTGGTTCGAGATTTTCAAGCGCGTACGCCGGAGGAGAGCGGCCCGGTAA